Proteins found in one Massilia sp. H6 genomic segment:
- a CDS encoding bifunctional diguanylate cyclase/phosphodiesterase, whose translation MRTSSPMKRGTVLVADDDPVMRLLMLEMLAQVGLDAIEAADGAAAVELAAQRAPDLILMDVEMPRMDGFAACEAIRRNEAAGVGNAAADGACVPIVMVTGGDDLEAVTRAYEMGATDFISKPINWPILGHRVLYVLRASDAIARLRIADAQNRAVLAAIPDTFFRLDGDGFYLDYEPGQDKPGRGRRAARSQPQACVGKHIGDVLPTEIAARMLEQMRAVLTTRQVRSVEYALEHCGETQHFEARLVATSASQVLGLVRDISERKRAEEQIRRLAYCDSLTGIPNRQAFLETLERELQRSKVGNRKFAVLFMDLDAFKRINDTLGHDVGDALLKMVSDRLRETTRPSDLVSRGDGASSSAANAPPSQAPDNTANLARLGGDEFTILIPDLERVEHALNVAHRVKEAMRRPFLIDSNEIFVTASIGISLFPEDGDDCGSLLKFADTAMYHAKNCGKNNAKLYSSSLTMQIMSHVKLEVGLRKALQNDELYLVYQPQRDVRTSEIVGVEALVRWRHPERGLVPPTEFIPLAEETGLIVPIGEWVLRTACRQARTWQHHGLRTLRMAVNLSARQFKDENLSQMVHSALLEAGLEPRLLELELTEGTLMDDARATLATLERLRSIGVYLSIDDFGTGYSSMNYLKRFDVRALKIDRSFINGLPQDSENAAITRAIIAMAHGLKMVVVAEGVETGEQLLMLEQYGCDMVQGYFLGHPSSADDISGLLRTPLVLPERLALPVK comes from the coding sequence ATGCGAACCTCCTCTCCCATGAAGCGTGGAACGGTGCTGGTCGCGGACGACGACCCGGTGATGCGCTTGCTGATGCTCGAGATGCTGGCCCAGGTCGGACTCGATGCGATCGAGGCCGCCGATGGCGCGGCGGCGGTCGAACTGGCGGCGCAGCGCGCGCCCGACCTGATCCTGATGGACGTCGAGATGCCGCGCATGGACGGCTTCGCCGCCTGCGAGGCCATTCGCCGCAACGAGGCGGCCGGGGTGGGCAATGCGGCCGCCGATGGCGCCTGCGTGCCAATCGTGATGGTCACCGGCGGCGACGACCTGGAAGCGGTGACGCGCGCCTACGAGATGGGCGCCACCGATTTCATCTCCAAGCCGATCAACTGGCCAATCCTTGGGCACCGCGTGCTGTACGTGCTGCGCGCGAGCGACGCGATCGCGCGCCTGCGCATCGCCGACGCCCAGAACCGCGCGGTGCTGGCGGCAATTCCCGATACTTTCTTCCGGCTCGATGGCGACGGCTTCTACCTCGACTACGAACCGGGCCAGGACAAGCCGGGCCGCGGCCGCAGGGCCGCGCGCTCGCAGCCCCAGGCCTGCGTCGGCAAGCATATCGGCGACGTGCTGCCGACCGAGATCGCCGCGCGCATGCTCGAACAGATGCGCGCCGTGCTCACCACCCGCCAGGTGCGCTCGGTCGAATATGCACTGGAACACTGCGGCGAAACCCAGCACTTCGAGGCAAGGCTGGTGGCCACCAGCGCCTCGCAGGTGCTCGGCCTGGTACGCGACATCAGCGAACGCAAGCGCGCCGAAGAGCAGATCCGGCGCCTCGCATACTGCGACAGCCTGACCGGCATCCCGAACCGCCAGGCCTTTTTGGAAACGCTCGAGCGTGAATTGCAGCGCTCCAAGGTCGGCAACCGCAAGTTCGCGGTGCTGTTCATGGACCTCGACGCCTTCAAGCGCATCAACGATACGCTGGGCCACGACGTTGGCGACGCGCTGCTCAAGATGGTGTCCGATCGCCTGCGCGAGACCACCCGTCCGAGCGACCTGGTTTCGCGCGGCGACGGCGCAAGCAGCAGCGCCGCCAACGCACCGCCCAGCCAAGCCCCGGATAACACGGCCAACCTGGCGCGTCTGGGTGGCGACGAATTCACTATCCTGATTCCCGACCTGGAGCGGGTCGAACATGCGCTGAACGTGGCGCACCGGGTCAAGGAAGCCATGCGCAGGCCCTTCCTTATCGATAGCAACGAGATTTTCGTCACCGCCAGCATCGGTATCTCGCTGTTCCCCGAAGACGGCGACGATTGCGGCTCGCTCCTGAAATTTGCCGACACCGCGATGTACCACGCCAAGAACTGCGGAAAGAATAATGCGAAGCTGTACAGTTCTTCGCTGACGATGCAGATCATGAGCCATGTGAAGCTCGAAGTCGGCCTGCGCAAGGCGTTGCAGAACGACGAACTGTACCTGGTCTACCAGCCGCAGCGCGACGTGCGCACCTCGGAAATCGTCGGAGTCGAGGCACTGGTGCGCTGGCGCCATCCCGAACGCGGGCTGGTGCCGCCGACCGAATTCATTCCGCTGGCCGAAGAGACCGGCCTGATCGTCCCGATCGGCGAATGGGTGCTGCGTACCGCCTGCCGCCAGGCGCGCACCTGGCAGCACCACGGGCTACGCACGCTGCGCATGGCGGTGAATCTCTCGGCCCGCCAGTTCAAGGACGAGAATTTGTCGCAGATGGTGCACTCGGCCCTGCTCGAGGCCGGACTGGAACCGCGCCTGCTGGAACTGGAGCTGACCGAAGGCACGCTGATGGACGATGCGCGCGCCACCCTGGCCACGCTGGAACGGCTGCGCAGCATCGGCGTCTACCTGTCGATCGACGATTTCGGCACCGGCTATTCGTCGATGAACTACCTCAAGCGCTTCGACGTGCGGGCCCTGAAGATCGACCGCAGCTTCATCAATGGCCTGCCGCAGGACTCCGAGAACGCCGCCATCACGCGTGCCATCATCGCGATGGCGCATGGGCTCAAGATGGTGGTGGTGGCCGAGGGTGTCGAGACCGGGGAGCAGCTGCTGATGCTCGAACAGTATGGGTGCGACATGGTCCAAGGTTATTTTCTGGGCCACCCATCCAGCGCCGACGACATCAGCGGGCTGCTACGCACACCGCTGGTGCTGCCGGAGCGGCTGGCGCTGCCGGTCAAATAG
- a CDS encoding response regulator has translation MPNFERSSLNQKLTIISLLSTATALLCVFVAFAGTSVAKHRKDEAMQMATFAKVIGATSADDLVLRDRKRAAAALAALGAKRDISSAVLYDRHGQPFAWHPANGASEPEALSGIDDAALAAATQSQRQRPVSRTMRLYQPVLDGELQVGVIMIETDLVAAWIDLLAGLAVMGLAMLASLLVSIAMAGRFKRAIAEPVTKLIQAAQKVSTSQNYSLRIAHQRTDELGQLIDSFNTMMAQIEDRGAALLHHRDELERQVGVRTEQLEKAKNAAEAASRAKSAFLATMSHEIRTPMNGVLGMTEMLLATGLSETQRNYTTLVKRSGEHLLVIINDILDFSKIEAGKLTIEYINFNLWDLLDDIHNVYTPQAATKGIGFDFDIANDIPVAICGDPNRLRQIMANLLGNAIKFTDQGRILARVRVASEDAQSVMLRFEVHDTGIGISREARARLFEAFSQADDSTTRRYGGTGLGLAISKQLVELMKGAIGVDNAPTRGSIFWFSLSFDKRRVDPDAPGHCQHTLESMRVLIVDEDPSSRIEVVQQLQAWRATAEGAASAAAAYELLVGAAKAGRPYDAAVLDMELTHTSGLALAASVKADAAARVTHLVLVSPERLAADPVQRRAAGVAYQLVKPARGADLYACLAACAARLHAPAAPPLANAPAPAAQPERASAVAAACHAPGKAGAAAPPLQRARARRVLLAEDNPVNVEVAKAMLESLGMEAHCARNGQEALRAVQDGSWDAVLMDCQMPVMDGFAATAAIRRHEREAGRARTLPVIAITANALQGDREACLAAGMDDYLSKPFTQQQLAAVIGRWLAVPLAASTHHKDVAPRLPPETVAVIQREAVNCAALENIRALSRDGGDALVQKVIAAYVGDTPSHLARLRHAVTGMDAGSVRRVAHGLKSSSANIGAARLAMLCKELEQLGRADTVIGADRILADMEHEFQSVRHSLHAMLEKET, from the coding sequence ATGCCGAACTTCGAGCGCTCCAGCCTGAACCAGAAGCTGACCATCATCTCGCTGCTCTCGACCGCGACCGCGCTGCTGTGCGTGTTCGTCGCGTTTGCCGGCACCTCGGTGGCCAAGCATCGGAAGGACGAGGCCATGCAGATGGCCACCTTTGCCAAGGTAATCGGAGCTACCAGCGCCGACGACCTGGTGCTGCGCGATCGCAAGCGCGCAGCGGCGGCCCTCGCCGCGCTCGGGGCCAAGCGCGATATCTCGTCGGCCGTCCTGTACGACCGGCACGGCCAGCCCTTCGCCTGGCACCCGGCGAACGGTGCCTCCGAGCCGGAGGCGCTATCTGGCATCGACGACGCCGCGCTGGCCGCCGCCACCCAGAGCCAGCGCCAGCGCCCGGTGTCGCGCACCATGCGCCTGTACCAGCCGGTGCTCGACGGCGAACTGCAGGTTGGCGTGATCATGATCGAGACCGACCTGGTCGCCGCCTGGATCGATCTCCTGGCAGGACTGGCGGTGATGGGCCTGGCCATGCTGGCCTCGCTGCTGGTGTCGATCGCGATGGCGGGCCGCTTCAAGCGCGCCATCGCCGAGCCGGTGACAAAGCTGATCCAGGCCGCGCAGAAGGTCTCCACCAGCCAGAACTACAGCCTGCGCATCGCCCACCAGCGCACCGACGAGCTGGGGCAGCTGATCGACAGCTTCAATACCATGATGGCCCAGATCGAAGACCGCGGCGCGGCGCTGCTGCACCACCGTGACGAGCTGGAACGCCAGGTCGGCGTGCGCACCGAGCAGCTGGAAAAAGCCAAGAACGCCGCCGAAGCCGCCAGCCGTGCCAAGAGCGCTTTTCTGGCCACCATGAGCCACGAGATCCGCACCCCGATGAACGGAGTGCTGGGGATGACCGAAATGCTGCTGGCGACCGGCCTCAGCGAGACCCAGCGCAACTACACCACACTGGTCAAGCGCTCGGGCGAGCACCTGCTGGTGATCATCAACGACATTCTCGACTTTTCAAAGATCGAAGCGGGCAAGCTGACCATCGAGTACATCAACTTCAACCTGTGGGACCTGCTGGACGACATCCATAACGTCTATACCCCGCAGGCGGCCACCAAGGGAATCGGCTTCGACTTCGACATCGCCAACGATATTCCGGTGGCGATCTGCGGCGACCCGAACCGGCTGCGCCAGATCATGGCCAACCTGCTGGGCAATGCCATCAAGTTCACCGACCAGGGCCGCATCCTGGCGCGGGTGCGCGTGGCCAGCGAAGATGCGCAGTCGGTCATGCTGCGCTTTGAAGTGCACGATACCGGCATCGGCATCTCGCGCGAAGCGCGCGCGCGCCTGTTCGAAGCTTTCTCGCAGGCCGACGACTCGACCACCCGGCGCTATGGCGGTACCGGCCTGGGCCTGGCCATTTCCAAGCAGCTGGTAGAGCTCATGAAAGGCGCCATCGGCGTCGACAATGCGCCGACGCGCGGCTCGATCTTCTGGTTCTCGCTAAGCTTCGACAAGCGCCGCGTCGATCCCGACGCCCCAGGCCATTGCCAGCATACGCTGGAGAGCATGCGCGTGCTGATCGTCGACGAAGATCCGAGCAGCCGCATCGAGGTAGTCCAGCAGCTGCAGGCCTGGCGCGCAACGGCCGAAGGCGCGGCCAGCGCGGCGGCGGCCTACGAGCTGCTGGTCGGCGCGGCCAAGGCCGGCCGGCCCTACGACGCCGCGGTGCTCGACATGGAACTGACGCATACCAGCGGCCTCGCACTGGCGGCCTCGGTCAAGGCCGATGCGGCGGCGCGCGTCACCCACCTGGTGCTGGTCAGCCCCGAACGGCTGGCGGCCGACCCGGTGCAGCGGCGCGCCGCCGGCGTGGCTTACCAGCTGGTCAAGCCGGCGCGCGGCGCCGACCTGTATGCCTGCCTCGCCGCCTGCGCGGCACGCCTGCACGCGCCGGCGGCCCCGCCCCTGGCAAATGCACCAGCGCCGGCCGCACAACCCGAGCGGGCCAGCGCCGTGGCCGCTGCCTGCCACGCCCCGGGCAAGGCCGGCGCGGCGGCGCCGCCGCTCCAGCGCGCACGCGCACGGCGCGTGCTGCTGGCCGAGGACAACCCGGTGAATGTCGAAGTGGCGAAAGCGATGCTGGAAAGCCTGGGCATGGAGGCGCACTGCGCCCGTAACGGCCAGGAAGCGTTGCGGGCCGTGCAAGACGGCAGCTGGGATGCGGTGCTGATGGATTGCCAGATGCCGGTCATGGACGGCTTTGCCGCCACCGCAGCGATCCGGCGCCACGAACGCGAAGCCGGCCGGGCGCGAACGTTGCCGGTGATCGCGATCACTGCCAACGCCCTGCAGGGCGACCGCGAGGCCTGCCTCGCCGCCGGCATGGACGACTACCTGTCCAAGCCCTTCACCCAGCAGCAACTAGCCGCCGTCATCGGACGCTGGCTCGCGGTGCCGCTGGCGGCCAGCACCCACCACAAGGACGTCGCGCCACGGCTGCCGCCAGAGACAGTTGCGGTGATCCAGCGCGAAGCGGTCAATTGCGCGGCGCTCGAGAACATCCGCGCCCTGAGCCGCGATGGCGGCGACGCGCTGGTGCAGAAGGTGATTGCGGCCTATGTCGGCGACACCCCGAGCCACCTGGCGCGGCTGCGCCACGCGGTCACGGGCATGGATGCCGGCAGCGTGCGCCGCGTTGCCCACGGCCTGAAATCGTCAAGCGCCAACATTGGCGCGGCGCGCCTGGCGATGCTGTGCAAAGAACTCGAACAGCTCGGGCGCGCCGATACCGTGATCGGCGCCGACCGCATCCTGGCCGACATGGAGCACGAATTCCAGTCGGTACGCCATTCGCTTCACGCCATGCTTGAAAAGGAAACCTGA
- a CDS encoding YbdD/YjiX family protein yields the protein MFSDLLDAGVQAGKYLGQSMRLMVGLPEYDTYLAHMEHTHPDQTPMSYHEFFRERQEARYGGSRATCC from the coding sequence ATGTTCAGCGACTTGCTCGACGCCGGCGTGCAGGCCGGCAAATATCTCGGACAAAGCATGCGCCTGATGGTCGGGCTGCCCGAATACGACACCTACCTGGCCCATATGGAACATACCCATCCAGACCAGACGCCGATGAGCTACCACGAGTTCTTCCGCGAGCGGCAAGAGGCCAGGTATGGGGGCAGTCGGGCGACTTGCTGTTGA
- a CDS encoding carbon starvation CstA family protein gives MKRISSMLGWLALAVAGAFSLGYIAVKRGETINAIWIVAAAVCVYLIAYRFYSRFIAYRALGLDATRQTPAYKYNDGLDYVPTNKYVLFGHHFAAIAGAGPLVGPVLAAQMGYLPSMMWILAGVVFAGAVQDFIVLFMSTRRDGRSLGDLIKSEMGEVPGLIALLGAFMIMVIILAVLALIVVKALTGSPWGTFTVMATIPIALFMGLYSRFVRVGRIGEISIIGFVLLMLAIVGGQWVHDSPTLGPMFTFTGTELTWMLIGYGFVASVIPVWLLLAPRDYLSTFLKIGTIMALAIGILIVAPDLRMPAITKFIDGSGPVWSGSMFPFLFITIACGAVSGFHALISSGTTPKMIENEIHARLIGYGGMLMESFVAIMALVAAATIDPGIYFAMNSPAAVLGSTAQSAAAAVSQMGFVITPATLEQMARDVGEHTIISRAGGAPTLAVGMAHILSNVIGGQAMMAFWYHFAILFEALFILTAVDAGTRAGRFMLQDLLGAFSPSLKRTESLPANLLATGLCVAAWGYFLYQGVIDPLGGINTLWPLFGIANQMLAGIALMLGTCVLYKMKREKYAWVTVVPTLWLLACTLSAGWLKIFDDNPKVGFLAHADRFREAHDAGTLLAPATSLGQMERVIFNDYVNATLAGLFMFVVLAVLFYGIRTVLASRSTLGPTAKETPYVAMSKPQVP, from the coding sequence ATGAAACGAATCTCGAGCATGCTCGGCTGGCTTGCGCTGGCGGTTGCCGGCGCCTTTTCGCTCGGTTACATCGCGGTCAAGCGCGGTGAGACCATCAACGCGATCTGGATCGTTGCCGCCGCCGTCTGCGTGTACCTGATTGCCTACCGTTTCTACAGCCGTTTCATTGCCTACCGGGCGCTCGGGCTGGATGCTACGCGCCAGACCCCGGCCTACAAGTACAACGATGGCCTCGATTATGTTCCGACCAACAAGTATGTGCTGTTCGGCCACCATTTCGCCGCCATTGCCGGGGCTGGCCCCCTGGTCGGCCCCGTGCTGGCGGCGCAGATGGGCTATCTGCCGAGTATGATGTGGATCCTGGCTGGCGTCGTGTTCGCCGGCGCCGTCCAGGACTTCATCGTGCTGTTCATGTCCACGCGCCGCGACGGCCGTTCGCTCGGCGACCTGATCAAGTCAGAGATGGGCGAGGTCCCGGGCCTGATTGCGCTGCTTGGCGCCTTCATGATCATGGTAATCATCCTGGCGGTGCTGGCGCTGATCGTGGTAAAGGCGCTCACCGGCTCGCCCTGGGGCACCTTCACCGTCATGGCGACCATCCCGATCGCGCTGTTCATGGGCCTGTATTCCCGCTTCGTACGGGTCGGACGCATCGGTGAAATTTCGATCATCGGCTTCGTGCTGCTGATGCTGGCCATCGTCGGCGGCCAGTGGGTGCACGACTCGCCCACCCTGGGTCCGATGTTCACCTTTACCGGCACCGAACTGACCTGGATGCTGATCGGTTACGGCTTCGTGGCCTCGGTGATCCCGGTGTGGCTGCTGCTGGCGCCGCGCGACTACCTGTCCACCTTCCTGAAGATCGGCACCATCATGGCGCTGGCGATCGGCATCCTGATCGTCGCCCCGGACCTGCGCATGCCGGCCATTACCAAGTTCATCGACGGCTCCGGCCCGGTCTGGTCGGGCAGCATGTTCCCCTTCCTGTTCATCACCATTGCCTGCGGCGCCGTGTCGGGCTTCCACGCGCTGATCTCCTCGGGCACGACGCCCAAGATGATCGAGAACGAAATCCATGCCCGGCTGATCGGCTATGGTGGCATGCTGATGGAATCGTTCGTCGCCATCATGGCACTGGTGGCCGCAGCGACCATCGACCCGGGCATCTACTTCGCCATGAACAGTCCGGCCGCCGTGCTGGGCAGCACGGCGCAGTCGGCCGCCGCGGCCGTGTCGCAGATGGGCTTCGTGATCACCCCCGCTACGCTGGAGCAGATGGCCCGGGACGTCGGCGAGCACACCATCATCTCGCGCGCCGGCGGCGCACCGACCCTGGCCGTGGGCATGGCCCACATCCTGTCGAACGTAATTGGCGGCCAGGCCATGATGGCCTTCTGGTATCACTTCGCGATCCTGTTCGAGGCGCTGTTCATCCTGACCGCCGTGGATGCCGGCACCCGCGCCGGCCGCTTCATGCTGCAAGACCTGCTGGGTGCGTTTTCCCCTTCGCTCAAGCGCACCGAATCATTGCCGGCCAACTTGCTGGCCACCGGCCTGTGCGTTGCGGCCTGGGGTTATTTCTTGTATCAGGGCGTGATCGATCCGCTCGGTGGCATCAACACCTTGTGGCCGCTGTTCGGCATCGCCAACCAGATGCTGGCCGGTATCGCGCTGATGCTGGGCACCTGCGTGCTCTACAAAATGAAGCGAGAGAAATATGCCTGGGTCACGGTCGTGCCGACCTTGTGGCTGCTTGCCTGCACCCTGAGCGCTGGCTGGCTCAAGATCTTTGACGACAACCCGAAGGTCGGCTTCCTGGCGCACGCCGACCGGTTCCGCGAGGCGCACGACGCCGGCACCTTGCTGGCACCGGCCACCTCGCTCGGCCAGATGGAACGCGTTATTTTCAACGACTATGTCAACGCGACGCTGGCAGGCTTGTTCATGTTCGTGGTGCTGGCGGTACTGTTCTACGGCATCCGTACCGTGCTGGCTTCGCGCTCGACCCTGGGCCCGACCGCCAAGGAAACCCCCTACGTCGCCATGTCCAAGCCGCAGGTGCCGTGA
- a CDS encoding EAL and HDOD domain-containing protein, with product MSELDPHPFPLVAVDPVANGQNEWVALCLRIQDSEPGLSHCLPQSLQAVFGTPDMLAAIAPLDALLMLDDPSPLTPPVLAMLPPGRIGFVVAASALGEDGVRRRLAELHETGYRIWLDGAMSPDVILPTALRSSARDCGLDAPAAGRLVALFGPHLARRVDSARRLSDCAAAGFDWFSGDYPYDPALAGNDTQDGSSRRRILALLGLLSRDADSRELELQLKQDPTLSFHLLKLVNSAAFAVNTQITSFNQAITLLGRRQLQRWLQLLLYARQQPDGLPNLLLPLAARRGAQLEALSRIDGGQRDDGDLAFMTGVFSLLDRLLHMPMDEIVADLNLPPHVAGALLARSGKLGAWLRMTESHPSGGDLAAAGIAPADWWSSQLNAYQWAIQVGRNV from the coding sequence ATGTCCGAGCTGGACCCCCACCCATTTCCGCTGGTAGCAGTCGATCCGGTCGCCAATGGGCAGAACGAATGGGTCGCCCTGTGCCTGCGCATACAAGACAGCGAACCCGGTTTGTCCCATTGCCTGCCGCAGTCGCTCCAGGCCGTATTTGGCACCCCCGACATGCTCGCTGCGATCGCACCGCTCGACGCTCTCCTGATGCTCGACGATCCGTCGCCATTGACCCCCCCGGTGCTGGCAATGTTGCCGCCCGGCCGCATCGGCTTTGTCGTGGCGGCCAGCGCGCTGGGCGAGGACGGCGTGCGGCGCCGCCTGGCCGAGCTGCACGAAACCGGTTACCGTATCTGGCTCGACGGGGCGATGTCGCCTGACGTGATCCTGCCGACCGCACTGCGCAGCAGTGCCCGCGACTGCGGCCTGGACGCGCCGGCGGCCGGCCGCCTGGTGGCGCTGTTCGGACCGCACCTGGCGCGCCGCGTCGACAGTGCGCGACGCTTGAGCGACTGTGCAGCCGCCGGCTTCGACTGGTTCAGCGGCGACTATCCGTACGATCCGGCGCTGGCCGGCAACGACACGCAAGATGGCAGCTCGCGCCGCCGCATCCTGGCACTGCTTGGCCTGCTTTCGCGCGACGCCGATTCGCGCGAGCTCGAACTGCAGCTCAAGCAAGACCCGACCCTGTCGTTCCACCTGCTCAAGCTGGTCAATTCGGCCGCGTTCGCCGTCAATACCCAGATCACCAGTTTTAACCAGGCCATTACGCTGCTCGGGCGCCGCCAGTTGCAGCGCTGGCTGCAACTGCTGCTCTACGCACGCCAGCAGCCGGACGGCTTGCCGAACCTGCTGCTGCCGCTGGCCGCGCGCCGTGGCGCGCAGCTCGAAGCACTGAGCAGAATCGATGGCGGCCAACGCGACGATGGCGACCTGGCCTTCATGACCGGCGTCTTCTCGCTGCTCGACCGGCTGCTGCACATGCCGATGGACGAGATCGTCGCCGACCTGAACTTGCCGCCGCATGTCGCCGGCGCGCTGCTCGCGCGCAGCGGCAAGCTCGGCGCCTGGCTGCGCATGACCGAATCCCATCCCTCGGGGGGCGATCTGGCCGCGGCCGGCATCGCCCCCGCCGACTGGTGGAGCAGCCAGCTCAATGCCTATCAATGGGCGATCCAGGTGGGCCGCAATGTCTGA